AAGCCTACGGGAAGAGGGGGCTCGGCCTTTCCTGGAGGCTCTTACCACATTCTTGCTGGAAGGTTTTAGGTCCGTTTCGCAGGAGTATCCAGCCTACTGTACATTACATATCCAAACAGAGGGGAGGTTATAAGATGGCGCGCAAGCGTGGTGGTAGCGGTGCAAAAAATGGTCGGGATTCGAATCCAAAATATTTAGGAGTAAAAGCTTCGAGCGGTACCTTTGTACGGGCCGGTTCTATCATTGTCCGTCAACGGGGGACCCATATTCACCCCGGAACCAACGTAGGTTGTGGTTCTGATTATACCCTTTTTGCCCTGGTGGATGGGCGTGTGGCCTTCGGGGAGCGAAAGGGCCGGCGGGTTGCCAGCGTAGTACCGGTAGAACAGGCCTGAAAAACCTTCCGGTAGCCCCGGAAAAGAGGCAATCTGGACTGGTAAAAAGGCGGATCGAATCACGAATAAAAGAGTTCC
The DNA window shown above is from Treponema sp. J25 and carries:
- the rpmA gene encoding 50S ribosomal protein L27, which codes for MARKRGGSGAKNGRDSNPKYLGVKASSGTFVRAGSIIVRQRGTHIHPGTNVGCGSDYTLFALVDGRVAFGERKGRRVASVVPVEQA